The proteins below are encoded in one region of Syntrophotalea carbinolica DSM 2380:
- a CDS encoding type II secretion system protein, which produces MSMENCRNQKGMTLMELVVATAILAILASAVLPLSQGAVRRSRELELRRNLRILRSAIDDYKMDFDRAVEEKKIIPSLTETGYPKSLEVLVEGKDWKGLYPYKRKYLRRIPKDPFDEYGEGWGLRSYREDPESTIYGGEDVYDLYSQSIKTALDGTLYKDW; this is translated from the coding sequence ATGTCTATGGAAAATTGTCGTAATCAAAAAGGCATGACTTTAATGGAATTGGTCGTCGCCACGGCTATTTTGGCTATTCTTGCTTCGGCGGTCCTGCCCTTGAGTCAGGGCGCTGTGAGACGCTCTCGGGAGCTTGAACTGCGCCGCAATCTGCGAATCCTTCGCTCGGCTATCGATGACTATAAAATGGATTTTGATCGAGCGGTAGAAGAGAAGAAAATCATACCATCCCTTACCGAAACCGGTTATCCAAAAAGTCTGGAGGTGCTTGTGGAGGGAAAGGATTGGAAAGGTCTCTATCCCTATAAGCGTAAATATCTGCGGCGGATTCCCAAAGATCCTTTTGACGAATACGGGGAGGGCTGGGGTTTGCGTTCTTATCGCGAAGACCCTGAATCGACCATTTATGGCGGCGAGGATGTTTATGACCTTTATTCACAGAGCATTAAAACGGCCTTGGACGGAACTCTTTACAAAGATTGGTAG
- a CDS encoding general secretion pathway protein GspG, with translation MIVMSIMAILAAIANPVYQRHLIKAREAVLAEDLYQMRQAIDKFFADKLRYPDNLRELVTAKYLRSVPKDPFTKSAESWKLSAPEPDQGEAPPRGSVFDVTSGSDLIGLNGVPYRDW, from the coding sequence ATGATCGTAATGAGCATTATGGCCATTCTGGCCGCAATCGCCAATCCTGTCTATCAAAGACACCTTATCAAGGCCCGCGAGGCGGTTCTGGCGGAAGATCTGTACCAGATGCGGCAGGCCATCGACAAGTTTTTTGCAGACAAACTGCGTTATCCGGACAATCTGCGTGAACTGGTCACGGCCAAGTACCTGCGCAGCGTGCCCAAGGATCCCTTCACCAAATCCGCCGAAAGCTGGAAGCTTAGTGCCCCGGAACCTGACCAAGGGGAGGCGCCTCCGCGCGGCAGCGTTTTCGACGTGACCAGCGGCAGCGATCTGATCGGTTTGAACGGAGTGCCCTATCGGGATTGGTGA